In Symmachiella dynata, the following are encoded in one genomic region:
- a CDS encoding (2Fe-2S)-binding protein codes for MQDRQQTGGGGSTVSRRAFLQGSGAAVAATAVATGATEVVAEANKPARLKSAKAQKVVLTVNGKEHTLMIEPRVTLLEALRNDLNLTGAKEVSNVSNDGADTVIIDGKAVYASTRLAIEVEGKNITTVEGLSEGKNVDEVITAFVKHDATQCGYCTPGFVVAVRAFLDKNPGANLEQIHKGLGGNLCRCGTYAGVTAAAVELCKKGGA; via the coding sequence ATGCAAGATCGACAACAGACAGGCGGAGGGGGCTCAACGGTTAGCCGTCGCGCCTTTTTACAAGGCTCCGGTGCGGCTGTGGCCGCAACGGCCGTGGCCACCGGTGCGACTGAAGTCGTCGCCGAAGCCAACAAGCCGGCGCGGCTGAAGTCCGCCAAAGCACAAAAGGTGGTGCTGACCGTCAACGGCAAAGAACACACATTGATGATCGAGCCGCGGGTCACCCTGCTCGAAGCATTGCGCAACGACTTGAACCTGACCGGCGCCAAGGAAGTGAGCAACGTCAGTAACGACGGGGCCGACACGGTGATCATCGACGGCAAGGCGGTCTACGCAAGTACCCGACTGGCGATCGAAGTCGAAGGCAAAAACATCACCACCGTCGAAGGCTTGTCCGAGGGCAAGAACGTCGACGAAGTGATCACAGCTTTCGTCAAACACGATGCCACGCAGTGCGGTTATTGCACGCCGGGGTTCGTTGTCGCCGTCCGGGCGTTTCTCGACAAGAATCCCGGTGCCAACTTAGAACAAATCCACAAAGGACTGGGGGGCAACCTCTGCCGTTGCGGGACCTATGCCGGTGTGACAGCCGCTGCGGTTGAATTGTGCAAAAAAGGAGGTGCCTGA
- a CDS encoding aminotransferase class IV, protein MTNRTVYFNGEYVAEADARISIFDSALMFGDMAFEMTRTFGQQPFRLRSHLERLYASLRLLEIECGLTIDEMEELTLETLRRNIGTEAEDVDWQIMHDVSRGPLSLYSTVFPDGGRPTVSINCWPLIKHMGRFAENYTAGVDVAIVAQPAIPATMLDPKAKTRSRAHYQLARLQGERIGPGVWPLLVDSDGYLAEGPGWNLFLVSNGTIYSPEPRNILLGVSRGTVAELAAKIGVPFESTNLGRYEALQADEMFCTATTFSVVHARSFEGQPVGDGQLGPIVSKLQQAWKEFVGVDFIAQAQEYARRLPAWEKREIAAHDIT, encoded by the coding sequence ATGACCAACCGCACCGTTTATTTTAATGGCGAATATGTTGCCGAAGCTGACGCACGCATTTCGATTTTCGACTCAGCGCTGATGTTCGGCGACATGGCGTTTGAGATGACACGCACCTTTGGCCAACAACCATTTCGGCTGCGGTCGCATTTAGAACGGCTGTACGCTTCGCTGAGGTTGTTGGAAATCGAATGTGGGCTGACAATCGACGAGATGGAAGAGCTGACGCTGGAAACATTGCGTCGCAATATCGGCACCGAAGCGGAGGACGTCGATTGGCAGATCATGCACGATGTCTCGCGCGGTCCATTGTCGTTGTATAGCACAGTGTTTCCCGACGGCGGCCGCCCGACGGTCTCGATCAATTGTTGGCCGCTGATCAAGCATATGGGGCGATTTGCGGAAAACTATACAGCGGGCGTCGATGTCGCCATCGTCGCGCAGCCCGCCATTCCAGCGACTATGTTGGATCCCAAAGCCAAAACGCGCAGCCGTGCGCATTATCAATTGGCCCGTTTACAAGGCGAGCGAATCGGACCGGGTGTCTGGCCGCTGTTGGTCGACTCCGACGGGTATTTGGCCGAAGGGCCGGGGTGGAATCTGTTTTTGGTCTCCAACGGCACGATCTATTCGCCCGAGCCGCGGAATATCTTGTTGGGCGTCAGTCGCGGCACGGTCGCCGAGTTGGCGGCCAAGATCGGTGTGCCGTTTGAATCGACAAATCTCGGCCGTTACGAAGCACTGCAGGCGGATGAAATGTTCTGCACGGCGACCACATTCAGCGTGGTCCACGCACGATCCTTCGAGGGGCAACCGGTCGGCGACGGTCAGTTGGGGCCGATCGTATCGAAGTTACAGCAAGCCTGGAAGGAATTCGTCGGCGTCGACTTCATCGCCCAGGCGCAAGAATACGCGCGGCGACTCCCCGCTTGGGAAAAGCGAGAAATCGCCGCGCATGATATCACGTGA
- a CDS encoding xanthine dehydrogenase family protein molybdopterin-binding subunit codes for MADETKREFAWGPREENVLIGKDIQRIDGIAKATGRAKYTADINTPGTLFAKLLTSNQAHAKIKMLNIEPAKAVPGVRAVYVFPTAFDVETGESKEIRWDGAPIVAVAADRPEIAADGVRAIEIEYEPLPFFVDEEDMEGAEKAQEETGEKRIKKLPKSSKGDVEAAQSEAAVVHTGYYGIHTISHCCLEPHGSHCEWDGDEKLNVHLSTQNVSGTPGQFAGPLGLEQSAVEVIGNYEGGGFGSKFAADEWGLACAVLAKEAGKPVRLMLDRATDLKVAGTRPSGFIEITIAADAEGNIVSWDSNLWGSSGMAGGTVSPNQIPYVFDFPNVDRNATGLICNTGPNRAWRAPPHPQLCALTQTAMDDVAAKLQMDSYDLFMNNLQHVSKAFEERAEVYAAEMQIAAEMIDWKAKWHPHGKGGGNGAVKRGLGMALHTWGGGAGPCTCLLKVHPDGSVETFLGSQDLGTGTRTVIAIVMAETFGLTLDDVKVNLGSSKYPKSGASGGSITVGGVSSAHRMAAQSALWKIFDLVAAKYNVGADTLSAKGGQILSSGKPVCSWKQAAALVGPMPLEIQGATEKEGLTSSRVGGVQMVDVSVDTETGKVSINDFVCVQDCGLIIDELTARSQVYGGMIMGISYALTEERIMDNKTGRYMNADLENYKLPRIGDIGNLQVKMYQPASEYNRGVVGLGEPPVISPGAAISNAVANATGVRVPVLPLTPQRVLDALQKGGAA; via the coding sequence ATGGCGGATGAAACAAAACGCGAATTCGCTTGGGGACCTCGCGAAGAAAACGTACTGATCGGTAAAGACATCCAGCGGATCGACGGCATTGCCAAAGCCACGGGGAGGGCAAAATATACCGCCGACATCAACACCCCCGGCACGCTGTTTGCCAAACTGTTAACGTCGAATCAAGCCCACGCCAAAATCAAAATGCTGAACATCGAGCCGGCCAAGGCCGTTCCCGGTGTGCGGGCAGTCTATGTCTTCCCGACGGCATTTGATGTGGAAACGGGCGAATCGAAGGAGATCCGTTGGGACGGTGCTCCGATTGTCGCCGTGGCTGCTGACCGGCCGGAAATCGCTGCCGATGGCGTACGGGCCATCGAAATCGAATACGAGCCGTTGCCCTTCTTCGTCGACGAAGAAGACATGGAGGGTGCAGAAAAAGCCCAAGAGGAGACGGGCGAAAAACGGATCAAGAAACTTCCGAAAAGCTCAAAAGGCGATGTGGAAGCGGCTCAGTCAGAAGCGGCTGTCGTCCACACTGGCTATTACGGTATCCATACCATCAGCCACTGCTGCTTGGAACCACACGGTTCGCATTGCGAATGGGATGGCGACGAAAAACTCAACGTCCACCTTTCCACGCAAAATGTTTCCGGAACGCCCGGCCAATTTGCCGGTCCGCTGGGACTGGAGCAGTCCGCAGTGGAAGTCATCGGAAATTACGAAGGGGGCGGCTTCGGTTCCAAATTTGCCGCCGATGAATGGGGCCTTGCCTGTGCGGTGCTGGCCAAGGAAGCCGGAAAGCCCGTGCGTCTGATGCTCGACAGAGCCACCGACCTAAAAGTCGCCGGCACCCGACCGTCTGGTTTCATCGAAATCACCATCGCCGCCGATGCGGAAGGAAACATCGTCTCTTGGGACAGCAATCTCTGGGGATCCAGTGGAATGGCGGGCGGAACGGTCTCCCCCAACCAGATCCCCTATGTGTTTGACTTCCCCAATGTGGATCGCAATGCAACCGGATTGATTTGCAATACGGGACCCAACCGGGCTTGGCGGGCGCCCCCTCATCCACAGCTCTGCGCTTTGACTCAGACCGCCATGGACGACGTGGCGGCCAAACTGCAAATGGACAGTTATGACCTGTTCATGAACAATTTGCAGCACGTCAGCAAAGCGTTTGAGGAGCGAGCCGAGGTCTACGCCGCAGAGATGCAAATCGCGGCGGAAATGATCGACTGGAAAGCCAAATGGCATCCCCACGGAAAAGGCGGCGGCAACGGCGCAGTCAAACGTGGTTTAGGGATGGCGTTACACACCTGGGGCGGCGGTGCCGGTCCTTGTACTTGCCTGCTCAAAGTTCATCCTGACGGTTCGGTGGAAACATTCCTCGGCAGTCAGGATCTGGGAACCGGGACGCGGACCGTGATCGCTATCGTGATGGCCGAAACGTTCGGCCTGACGCTCGATGACGTGAAAGTGAACCTCGGCTCAAGCAAGTACCCCAAATCGGGGGCATCGGGCGGAAGCATCACCGTGGGTGGCGTTTCCAGTGCACACCGCATGGCTGCCCAATCGGCGCTGTGGAAGATCTTTGATCTCGTCGCGGCGAAGTACAACGTCGGGGCCGATACGCTTTCCGCCAAGGGAGGCCAAATTCTCTCCAGCGGCAAGCCGGTCTGTTCCTGGAAACAGGCGGCCGCACTGGTCGGACCGATGCCTTTGGAAATCCAAGGCGCCACGGAAAAAGAGGGCCTAACCTCCTCCCGTGTGGGTGGCGTGCAAATGGTCGATGTCTCGGTCGATACCGAAACCGGTAAGGTCAGCATCAACGACTTTGTCTGCGTGCAAGATTGTGGGCTCATCATCGATGAGTTGACCGCCCGCAGCCAGGTTTATGGCGGCATGATCATGGGAATTTCCTATGCTCTGACTGAAGAGCGGATCATGGACAACAAGACCGGTCGCTACATGAACGCCGACTTGGAGAATTATAAGCTGCCGCGCATCGGCGACATCGGCAACCTGCAGGTGAAGATGTACCAACCCGCCAGCGAATACAATCGCGGTGTGGTTGGCTTGGGTGAGCCGCCGGTGATTTCGCCGGGAGCCGCCATTTCCAATGCCGTGGCCAATGCCACCGGTGTCCGCGTTCCCGTGCTCCCCTTGACCCCGCAACGGGTCCTGGACGCGTTGCAGAAAGGAGGTGCCGCATGA
- a CDS encoding sialate O-acetylesterase: MTHSTHRCRCLCLLLFAIVLTAPAVVNADVTVPQFFGNHMVLQRDKPVKLWGWADKGEKVTVALGEAQQETTADDDGRWSVHFPARPASREPVAITIQGKDYSLAFDDVLFGDVWICSGQSNMEWPVTRTNDAEKEIAAADHPTMRLFTVKRAKTDTPQRDVTGSWGVCSPETVPGFSAVGYFFGRHLQKHVDVPIGLINSSWGGTPAEYWTPTSAFEHDPQLKVTSDNEHAKNVMSTPSVLYNGMIAPLAGLSIRGAIWYQGESNVPMAEHYTKLFSGMIKGWREEFGQGEFPFLFVQIAPWDYRKIAAWPAGGAPIVREAQRNTLAVPKTGMVVTTDIGNVEDIHPTNKQEVGRRLGLAARAIEYGEKIVYSGPMFKSVKFDGNKAILSFDHMGGGLMAKGDKLTHFQIAGQDGEFVDAEAVIEGETVVVKSAEVPKPQAVRFGFSDVAEPNLFNKDGLPASPFRTDD, encoded by the coding sequence GTGACTCACTCCACTCATCGTTGCCGCTGTTTGTGTCTGTTGTTGTTCGCGATTGTTCTTACCGCACCAGCGGTCGTAAACGCGGACGTTACCGTACCGCAGTTTTTCGGCAACCATATGGTGTTGCAGCGGGACAAACCGGTGAAGCTGTGGGGGTGGGCGGACAAAGGGGAAAAGGTTACCGTCGCATTGGGAGAGGCGCAGCAGGAAACCACGGCCGACGACGATGGTCGGTGGAGCGTTCATTTTCCCGCACGGCCTGCGTCGCGGGAACCGGTGGCGATTACGATTCAGGGCAAAGATTACAGCCTCGCATTCGATGACGTGTTGTTCGGTGATGTTTGGATCTGTTCCGGGCAATCGAATATGGAATGGCCGGTCACACGCACGAACGATGCGGAAAAAGAAATCGCCGCCGCCGATCATCCGACCATGCGACTGTTCACCGTCAAGCGGGCCAAGACCGACACCCCGCAGCGCGACGTGACAGGATCATGGGGAGTCTGTTCACCGGAGACGGTTCCGGGTTTCTCCGCCGTTGGATACTTTTTCGGCCGGCATCTGCAGAAGCATGTCGACGTGCCCATCGGCCTGATCAACAGTTCTTGGGGCGGGACTCCGGCGGAATATTGGACCCCGACTTCGGCCTTTGAACACGACCCTCAGCTGAAGGTGACCAGCGACAATGAACACGCCAAAAACGTGATGAGCACTCCCAGCGTGCTCTACAACGGCATGATCGCACCCCTTGCGGGACTGTCGATTCGCGGGGCGATTTGGTACCAGGGCGAATCAAACGTCCCCATGGCCGAACATTATACGAAACTGTTTTCCGGCATGATCAAAGGTTGGCGCGAGGAATTTGGGCAAGGGGAGTTCCCGTTTCTATTCGTACAGATTGCCCCCTGGGACTATCGAAAAATCGCAGCCTGGCCGGCCGGCGGTGCACCGATTGTGCGTGAAGCTCAGCGGAATACCTTGGCCGTTCCGAAAACAGGCATGGTGGTGACGACCGACATCGGCAATGTCGAGGACATTCACCCCACCAACAAACAAGAGGTCGGCCGTCGCCTCGGATTGGCGGCGCGGGCGATTGAGTATGGGGAAAAGATTGTCTATTCCGGCCCGATGTTTAAGTCGGTCAAGTTTGATGGCAACAAAGCGATTCTCTCATTCGATCACATGGGTGGTGGACTGATGGCCAAGGGAGACAAACTGACGCATTTCCAAATCGCCGGGCAAGACGGGGAATTCGTCGATGCGGAGGCGGTGATCGAGGGAGAGACCGTCGTGGTCAAAAGCGCGGAGGTACCCAAGCCACAAGCCGTCCGTTTCGGATTCAGCGACGTCGCAGAACCGAACCTGTTTAATAAAGACGGCCTGCCGGCATCGCCGTTTCGCACTGACGACTAA
- a CDS encoding YMGG-like glycine zipper-containing protein yields the protein MLRLNWLVGVVTICVMATGCQNMNNTEKGAVVGGASGAGIGAIVGKQLGSTGAGAAIGGVAGTLFGGAVGKAQDNAEEADMYREHAAQQEATRKFEQHAMNNYDIIKFAQAGNVSDEIIIGEIKRRGGRFDMSTEGILNLRENGVSEHVITTMQERARY from the coding sequence ATGCTACGACTGAATTGGTTGGTCGGCGTTGTGACCATCTGCGTCATGGCCACAGGCTGCCAAAATATGAACAACACGGAAAAAGGCGCCGTCGTCGGAGGAGCCAGCGGCGCTGGTATTGGCGCAATTGTCGGCAAACAACTTGGTAGCACCGGCGCGGGCGCTGCCATCGGTGGCGTAGCCGGTACACTCTTCGGCGGCGCGGTCGGCAAAGCGCAGGACAATGCCGAGGAAGCAGACATGTATCGCGAGCATGCCGCTCAACAGGAAGCGACACGCAAATTTGAACAACACGCGATGAACAACTACGACATCATCAAGTTTGCCCAAGCAGGAAACGTAAGCGACGAAATTATTATCGGCGAAATCAAACGTCGCGGCGGACGGTTCGATATGTCGACCGAAGGTATTCTGAATCTTCGTGAAAACGGCGTCAGCGAACACGTCATCACAACCATGCAAGAACGGGCACGTTATTAA
- a CDS encoding sodium:solute symporter family transporter produces MPGQLAGLDFVVLVAYLGGTLLLGLFLGRGMHTGKDYFLAGRNLPWWVIGMSLVASDIGGTDIIGVGGAAYSYGMAVGNFEWIGCIPAMLIGAFVFIPFFWRSGVYTIPEFMERRYNAAVRAALAVCWLGFMACNLGIMLFASAKMMNGMLGLEFLPADYQTLAYILLTAALVGVYTYAGGLAAVVYTDTIQCVVMIGGCLLVVVMGINEFGGLGPLRDAVRENEAQVRQAQIAELEAADPIDERELQHLKNADPDHIEHTELILPVDTRSPFPWPGILIGLAMVLSPAYWFGNQAIVQRSLGAKSEFQAKASYVSGALLKNLIPIIIAVPGVIAFAKFPELKDADTAFPTLVAHLLPSGLRGLFLAAFLAALMSSVDSYLNSAATIITNDFYMRFYKPDISDEHVLSVGRVATIVLLIWAIGFATAVSFMEGSGIYTIFQTLMAFFQGPALAILLCGVLWRRATGSGAFVGFVTGVAFSVTLFTLNQQAVYTALGIEPLFQIADPFLYFSVWAFLVSLTVIIIVSLCTKPEPDAKIAGLVYQRHLRAAEKKD; encoded by the coding sequence ATGCCGGGACAATTAGCGGGGCTCGATTTTGTTGTACTCGTCGCTTACCTCGGCGGAACGTTGTTACTCGGTTTGTTCCTGGGGCGGGGGATGCATACCGGTAAGGATTATTTTCTTGCCGGACGGAACCTTCCCTGGTGGGTGATCGGCATGTCGCTGGTCGCTTCGGATATCGGTGGCACGGATATCATCGGTGTCGGCGGCGCCGCTTATTCCTACGGCATGGCGGTCGGCAATTTCGAATGGATCGGCTGCATTCCCGCGATGCTGATTGGGGCCTTCGTATTCATTCCCTTCTTTTGGCGATCAGGTGTCTACACGATTCCGGAATTCATGGAGCGTCGCTACAACGCCGCTGTCCGCGCGGCATTGGCGGTCTGCTGGCTGGGTTTCATGGCCTGCAATTTGGGAATCATGTTGTTCGCCTCAGCCAAGATGATGAACGGCATGTTGGGGCTGGAGTTTTTGCCCGCCGACTATCAGACCTTGGCCTACATCCTTCTCACCGCTGCCCTGGTCGGCGTTTATACCTATGCCGGCGGATTGGCGGCGGTGGTCTATACCGACACGATTCAATGTGTGGTGATGATCGGCGGTTGCCTGTTGGTGGTGGTGATGGGCATCAACGAATTCGGCGGCTTGGGCCCTCTGCGAGATGCCGTACGCGAGAACGAAGCCCAAGTGCGACAGGCCCAGATTGCTGAACTTGAAGCGGCGGACCCAATCGACGAGCGGGAATTGCAACACTTAAAGAATGCCGATCCCGATCATATCGAACATACGGAATTGATTCTTCCAGTCGATACCCGCAGCCCCTTCCCCTGGCCGGGCATTTTGATCGGTCTTGCGATGGTCCTTTCGCCCGCATACTGGTTCGGCAATCAAGCCATCGTGCAGCGGTCGTTGGGCGCAAAAAGCGAATTCCAAGCCAAGGCGTCTTATGTCTCCGGCGCGCTGCTGAAAAACCTAATTCCAATCATCATCGCCGTGCCGGGCGTGATCGCTTTTGCCAAATTTCCCGAACTCAAAGACGCCGATACAGCGTTCCCGACGTTGGTGGCCCATTTGTTGCCCAGCGGGCTGCGAGGATTGTTCCTGGCTGCGTTTTTAGCGGCACTGATGTCGAGCGTCGATTCCTACCTCAACTCCGCTGCCACAATCATCACCAACGATTTTTATATGCGTTTTTACAAGCCCGACATCAGCGATGAACACGTGTTGAGCGTGGGACGCGTAGCCACCATCGTGCTGCTCATCTGGGCGATTGGCTTTGCCACGGCGGTCAGCTTTATGGAGGGGTCTGGGATTTATACGATCTTCCAAACACTGATGGCATTTTTCCAAGGACCGGCACTGGCAATTTTATTGTGCGGTGTGTTATGGCGACGGGCCACCGGCAGCGGCGCATTCGTTGGTTTTGTGACCGGCGTCGCCTTTTCCGTCACGTTGTTCACCTTAAACCAACAAGCCGTCTACACCGCGCTGGGAATCGAACCGCTGTTTCAAATCGCGGATCCGTTTTTATACTTTTCCGTCTGGGCATTTCTGGTCTCGCTAACAGTGATCATCATCGTCAGCCTCTGCACCAAGCCGGAACCGGACGCGAAGATCGCCGGCTTAGTCTATCAACGACATCTCCGCGCCGCCGAGAAGAAGGATTGA
- a CDS encoding alkaline phosphatase D family protein, with protein MIQRIAFVLLLSMLTTPLQAQDDDPLGGASRPNPQMVLKRGGRQYKRNHQFALRLILLDRLEEAEELLQDFLSADPGDPESHYMLGLLYAQQEKTEQAITELRRAVVLGLPPGRVLAGPRELISTLQEDAFFDVLRKSLAGVPLHGPLVGNVTDHSAAFWVRTAEADKVIVTLREQADKAAPLHSAGTLSKADDDFTAVVNVDGLKANTVYSYEVTVGNHPAELTEDSPQFQTFPAPGEASKFKLAFGGGAGFVPPHERMWDTIASYHPLALLLLGDNTYIDDPESVEMQQYTYQRRQSRPEYRRLTGRTAVFTIWDDHDFGTNDCWGGPLVDKPAWKRDKAWKVYKQNWPNPGFGGGPEQPGCYYAFSIGDIDFVMLDCRYYRTTAKIDNPSMLGPVQLKWFEEKLLKCHGKFKVICSSVPWDFRTKGDSLDTWNGYKQEREKIFRMIEDNNIPGVVLMSADRHRSDAWKIERAGGYPFYEFNSSRLTNQHVHPTMKKAGAIFSYNAKQSFGLVTFDTTLDDPTVMYEVINIDGERIDGLAVKLSELQ; from the coding sequence ATGATCCAGCGTATTGCTTTTGTGCTATTGCTCAGCATGCTCACCACTCCGCTTCAGGCCCAAGACGATGACCCGTTGGGTGGGGCGTCGCGGCCGAATCCTCAGATGGTCTTAAAACGGGGCGGACGACAGTACAAACGTAACCACCAATTTGCGCTGCGGCTGATTTTGTTGGACCGTCTTGAGGAAGCGGAGGAACTGCTGCAGGATTTCCTGAGTGCTGATCCGGGAGATCCGGAATCGCACTATATGTTGGGGCTGCTCTATGCTCAGCAAGAGAAGACCGAACAAGCGATCACCGAATTGCGCAGAGCGGTTGTCTTGGGCCTGCCACCGGGGCGCGTGTTGGCTGGACCGCGAGAGTTGATTAGTACGTTGCAGGAGGATGCGTTCTTTGACGTATTACGAAAAAGCCTCGCCGGCGTGCCGTTGCACGGTCCGCTGGTGGGGAACGTCACCGACCATTCAGCCGCCTTTTGGGTCCGCACTGCCGAAGCCGACAAGGTGATTGTTACGTTGCGGGAACAAGCGGATAAAGCGGCGCCGCTGCACAGTGCCGGGACGCTTTCGAAAGCGGACGATGATTTTACGGCTGTCGTCAATGTCGATGGTCTCAAAGCGAATACTGTTTATTCCTACGAGGTGACTGTCGGTAACCACCCAGCAGAACTGACCGAAGACTCACCGCAATTCCAAACCTTTCCCGCTCCGGGAGAGGCCAGCAAGTTCAAGTTGGCCTTCGGCGGCGGCGCCGGTTTTGTCCCGCCGCACGAACGGATGTGGGATACGATCGCCAGTTACCATCCGCTGGCGCTATTGCTGTTGGGCGACAATACCTACATCGACGACCCTGAATCGGTCGAGATGCAGCAGTATACCTATCAGCGGCGGCAATCGCGGCCGGAGTATCGTCGACTAACGGGGCGGACCGCCGTGTTTACGATTTGGGATGATCACGATTTCGGCACCAACGACTGCTGGGGCGGACCGCTGGTCGACAAGCCCGCTTGGAAACGGGACAAGGCCTGGAAGGTCTACAAACAAAACTGGCCCAACCCCGGTTTCGGCGGCGGACCGGAACAGCCTGGGTGCTATTATGCATTCTCAATCGGCGATATCGATTTCGTCATGCTCGACTGCCGCTATTACCGCACCACGGCAAAAATCGACAATCCCTCGATGCTCGGCCCGGTGCAATTGAAATGGTTCGAAGAGAAACTGCTCAAATGCCACGGCAAGTTCAAGGTGATCTGCTCCTCCGTTCCCTGGGACTTCCGCACCAAGGGAGACAGCCTCGATACCTGGAACGGTTACAAGCAAGAACGCGAGAAGATCTTCCGCATGATTGAGGACAACAACATCCCCGGCGTGGTCCTCATGTCCGCCGACCGGCACCGATCGGATGCCTGGAAGATCGAACGGGCAGGGGGGTATCCCTTCTACGAATTCAACTCCTCCCGCCTGACCAATCAACACGTGCACCCCACGATGAAAAAAGCAGGCGCGATTTTCTCCTACAACGCCAAACAATCCTTCGGCCTGGTGACATTCGACACCACGCTCGACGACCCGACCGTGATGTATGAGGTGATTAATATTGATGGGGAGCGGATTGATGGGTTGGCGGTGAAGTTGAGTGAGTTGCAGTGA